From Plasmodium yoelii strain 17X genome assembly, chromosome: 11, a single genomic window includes:
- a CDS encoding PIR protein translates to MNDELCGKLDFLRMCLPDELDGQATIELNTIQNYNNYCPNGDCNAEIDQITIGFLWLLEQYFTKYPKIGNNEYNTQPFFIYIILWLSNKLNQNKNHNTTKINDFYDKYVKNSNKHTKFKEGAYKFFGLGEFMDKQKDLLDIDIKDLSKFYDASKLICSMYANKSTNTDGNKLLKDAASFIIKYTELKNGSNTKGTPNNQIMSALSADYDNIKEKCKNGQSIPEITADISALMSTFEDTSSSSSIGKRLFAVLSIFGAIAFFLGISYKYSLFGFRKRFKKQQIREKIKNIKKKMNR, encoded by the exons ATGAATGATGAATtg TGTGGAAAACTTGATTTTTTGAGGATGTGTTTACCCGATGAATTAGACGGGCAGGCAACAATTGAACTTAATACTATTCAAAATTACAATAATTATTGTCCTAATGGAGACTGTAATGCTGAAATAGATCAAATTACGATTGGATTTTTATGGTTACTTGAACaatattttactaaataCCCAAAGATAggtaataatgaatataatactcaaccattttttatatatattattttatggttaagtaacaaattaaatcaaaACAAAAATCACAATACCACCAAAATAAACgatttttatgataaatatgtaaaaaatagtaataaacaTACTAAATTTAAAGAAGGCGCCTACAAATTTTTCGGTCTTGGGGAATTCATGGATAAACAAAAAGATTTGTTGGatattgatattaaagatctttctaaattttatgatgcatccAAATTAATATGTAGTATGTATGCTAATAAATCAACGAATACAGATGGCAACAAACTGTTAAAGGATGCTGCtagttttattataaaatatacagaGCTCAAAAATGGCAGTAATACTAAAGGTACCCCAAATAATCAAATAATGTCTGCTTTATCAgctgattatgataatataaaagagAAATGTAAAAATGGCCAATCTATTCCAGAGATAACAGCAGACATTTCTGCACTAATGTCTACATTTGAAGatacatcatcaagttcgtcgataggaAAAAGATTATTtgcagttttatcgatatttggtgcaatagcattttttttaggaatttcttataag tattcattatttggatttcgaaagcgatttaaaaaacaacaaataagagaaaaaataaaaaatataaagaagaaaatgaatcgttaa
- a CDS encoding PIR protein — protein MDYQLCGRFDKLRNYLPDDLSKAKNSDIHSLGSIRDYCSNGESEGIGCKTDLDQINGGCLWLFEQNIINNIDSLSKDKFKIIIIYIIIWLNYMINLKKDGKINNINDFYTQYIEKNTYYASCKKNDNDCSNSLKEQTGYNNFKEFIEKNEYLLNINYDDVSKFYAAFKSLCNMYTELDANDTKCDKCLENVKEFVKKYDELNISDITKDSPYYQVLSTLSDDYNNFKNYCKVNNVDCNHIQTLSPIKIKENGVQGSAHNDVQHFEATSSSSSITNKLFIVLSIFGAIAFFLGISYKYSLFGFRKRTQKQHLREKIKK, from the exons ATGGATTATCAGCtg tgtggaAGGTTTGATAAATTGAGAAACTATTTACCCGATGACTTAAGCAAAGCTAAAAATAGTGATATTCATAGTTTAGGGAGTATTAGAGATTATTGCTCTAATGGAGAATCAGAGGGAATAGGATGTAAGACTGATCTCGATCAAATAAATGGTGGATGTCTATGGTTGTTCGagcaaaatattattaataatattgacAGTTTAAGTAAggataaatttaaaattattattatatacattattatatggttaaattatatgataaaCCTAAAGAAAGATGGCAAAATCAACAAcataaatgatttttatacTCAATATATAGAAAAGAATACGTATTATGCtagttgtaaaaaaaatgataatgattGTAGTAATTCATTAAAAGAACAAACgggatataataattttaaggaGTTCATAGAAAAAAACGAATATTTGTTGAATATTAATTATGATGAtgtgtctaaattttatgctgcatttaaatcattatgtaataTGTATACCGAACTTGATGCAAACGACACAAAATGTGATAAATGTTTAGAAAATGTTAaagaatttgttaaaaaatatgatgaactTAATATTTCTGATATTACTAAAGATAGTCCCTATTATCAAgtattgtctacattatcagatgattataataattttaaaaattattgtaaAGTTAATAATGTTGATTGTAATCATATTCAAACACTTTCAccgataaaaataaaagaaaatggtGTACAAGGTTCTGCACATAATGATGTACAACATTTTGAAGctacatcatcaagttcgtcgataacaaacaaattatttatagttttatcgatatttggtgcaatagcattttttttaggaatttcttataag tattcgttatttggatttcggaaacgaacccaaaaacaacatttaagggaaaagataaaaaaataa
- a CDS encoding PIR protein → MSINNCGEFDTFWKFFRDGLKESKYDFTNGTFKKYCPNNSCVTDTDILNAGCLWLFNAFFGKTGTSHYENTYKDVALCVMIWLSYKLNQKTEHATTKLNDFYSNYIQNNAEYDNHKPNDEKYDSYIKILDEIKEYMDININHMSKFYELFKLLCNMNTAYDNKNSDQISDYANKFVGEYGKLLNDENNIDNSSYSKVLSVLSKSYENFGNYTVLNGTPIKRPPLPTEKTPQKVNLKDPKATETSSGSDKLDTETTALSSNITLSESSLVNKLIPVLSILVAIPIFLGIVYKYSLFGFRKRAQKQHLRKKLTK, encoded by the exons ATGTCAATTAATAAT TGCGGAGAATTTGATACTTTTTGGAAGTTTTTTCGCGATGGGTTGAAAGAATCTAAATATGATTTTACTAATGGAACATTTAAGAAATATTGTCCTAATAATAGTTGTGTTACTGATACCGATATACTTAACGCTGGTTGTTTATGGTTATTTAATGCATTTTTTGGTAAAACGGGTACTTCACATTATGAGAATACTTATAAGGATGTGGCTTTATGTgttatgatatggttaagctataaattaaatcaaaaaacaGAACATGCGACCACCAAATTAAACgatttttattcaaattatatacaaaacAATGCGGAGTACGATAATCATAAGCctaatgatgaaaaatatgacagttatattaaaattttagatgaaataaaggaatatatggatattaatattaatcatatgtctaaattttatgaattatttaaattattatgtaatatgAATACTgcttatgataataaaaatagtgacCAAATTTCAGATTATGCTAATAAATTTGTTGGTGAATATGGAAAACTCcttaatgatgaaaataatattgacAACAGTTCATACAGTAAAGTATTAAGTGTTTTATCCAAATCTTATGAGAATTTTGGAAACTACACAGTTCTTAATGGTACACCAATAAAACGCCCTCCATTACCAACAGAAAAAACACCCCAAAAAGTTAATCTAAAAGATCCTAAAGCAACTGAAACATCGAGTGGATCAGATAAATTAGACACTGAAACGACAGCCCTAAGTTCTAACATTACATTATCAGAATCATCactagtaaataaattaattccagttttatcgatattagTTGCAATACCAATATTCTTGGGAATTgtttataag tattcgttatttggatttcggaaaagagctcaaaaacaacatttaagaaaaaaactaacaaaataa
- a CDS encoding PIR protein, which produces MSKELFSTNKRLDNCFSREVLPKEGKCYVPYKEYCPTKQNGKKGECSTNYEKIRAGFTWLLNMFEDHYDYNNSENDIVKYAEYAILWLSNIVNKMPGEGITTLKGFYAKYIKNNTHYTNFNSDGKDFSNSLKEGTGCAHFKKFIEENENFMNMNMNTVVMLYEAFETICNMYTGFDEKTIYCKKYLNYAKIFIDIYGYLNQISDITEDSPYRQVLSTLLNDYNNFKKKHYEVQCSKSLSLPTIEKIQASALSSKFTLSNLSIEKKLSIVLSIFGVIVFFLGISYKYSLFGFRKGAQTFKKKAKKIKKKMDN; this is translated from the exons ATGTCTAAAGAATtg tTCTCCACAAATAAAAGGCTTGACAATTGTTTTTCCCGTGAAGTATTACCTAAAGAAGGAAAATGTTATGTACCATACAAAGAATATTGTCCTACCAAACAAAATGGGAAAAAGGGAGAATGTAGcacaaattatgaaaaaattcgTGCTGGGTTTACATGGTTGTTAAATATGTTCGAGGATCattatgattataataattctgAAAATGATATTGTCAAATATGCAGAATATgctattttatggttaagtaatatagtaaataaaatgCCAGGTGAAGGAATCACCACATTAAAAGGTTTTTATgctaaatatataaaaaataatacgcATTATACTAATTTCAATAGTGACGGTAAAGATTTTAGTAATTCATTAAAAGAAGGAACAGGATGTGCACATTTTAAGAAGTTCATAGAAGAAAACGAAAATTTCATGAATATGAATATGAACACTGTGGTTATGCTGTATGAGGCATTTGAAACCATATGTAATATGTATACTGGATTTGACGAAAAAACGATATATTGCAAGAAATATTTGAATTATGctaaaatttttattgatatttATGGTTACCTTAATCAAATTTCTGATATCACTGAAGATAGTCCATATCGTCAAGTATTGTCTACTTtattaaatgattataataattttaaaaagaaacATTATGAAGTTCAATGTTCCAAATCTTTATCTCTTCCAACGATAGAGAAAATACAAGCTTCTGCACTAAGTTCTAAATTTACATTATCAAATTTGTcgatagaaaaaaaattatctatagttttatctatatttggtgtaatagtattttttttgggaatttcttataag tattcgttatttggatttcgaaAAGGAGCTCAAACATTTAAGAagaaagctaaaaaaattaaaaagaaaatggataattaa